A single genomic interval of Bacteroidales bacterium harbors:
- a CDS encoding OmpA family protein translates to MKAFTYLLLICIIITAFSRHVEGQSKKTEKAYTTFEAGEYYAAIDQFKEAYQKTSDKKEKLNIAFYIAECYRKTDNAPQAALWYGKVIAKDYDNPLSILYYADALRMNQNYEEAKAQYQHYKELVPDDPRASDGILSCDFSLQWIDQPTGYQVEEQKFINSKFSDYSPSYSRGDYSEVFFTSSRDETTGNSEHGGTGQEFADIFFSTMDKKGKWSTPVPLPEPVNTEAEEGTPVFSSDYNTMYFTRCNVSKRKALGCEIYTATRSGDKWSDIESLGIEPDSIVVAHPAISPDNNTLYFVSDMDGSMKTPEGTNSKDIWMTTREGKGWSAPVNLGTPINTPGDEVFPFVHSDGTLYFSSDGHIGMGGLDIFKAVKGENGQWQVENMKYPINSAADDFGIVFEKDKESGYFSSSRKGKTSDDIYSFMLPPLKFTITGVVKNEKTDEIIPEAVIKSIGSDGITLDTKAGKDGVFKFNLKPGTDYVFIAEKPGFLKGKERESTKGVAKSTDFKTEIYMASTETAIQVENIFFDLDKAELRPESMVSLDKLVETLNDNPTIVIELGSHTDARASDAYNLDLSRRRAESVVNYLIQKGIARDRLVAKGYGESQPKIVDKKDHAAYAFLPVGTRLTEEFINSLGDDDRMEMAHFLNRRTEFKVLRTDYK, encoded by the coding sequence ATGAAAGCGTTTACATACTTGCTGCTGATCTGTATTATTATCACTGCTTTTAGCCGTCACGTTGAAGGCCAGAGTAAAAAAACAGAAAAAGCCTATACAACATTTGAAGCAGGGGAATATTATGCAGCAATAGACCAGTTTAAGGAAGCCTATCAGAAAACATCAGATAAAAAGGAGAAATTAAACATTGCCTTTTATATTGCCGAATGCTACCGCAAAACCGATAATGCGCCCCAGGCTGCTTTGTGGTATGGCAAGGTGATCGCCAAAGATTATGACAATCCTCTTTCGATCCTGTACTATGCCGATGCACTAAGAATGAACCAGAATTACGAAGAAGCAAAGGCTCAGTACCAGCATTATAAAGAGCTTGTACCTGACGACCCGAGGGCATCTGACGGCATCCTCTCCTGTGATTTCTCCCTGCAGTGGATTGATCAGCCAACAGGGTACCAGGTAGAAGAGCAAAAGTTCATCAATTCGAAATTCAGCGACTACAGCCCCTCCTACTCCCGTGGCGACTATTCCGAAGTATTCTTCACATCTTCCCGTGACGAAACTACGGGCAATTCGGAACATGGAGGCACAGGACAGGAATTTGCCGATATTTTCTTTTCCACCATGGACAAAAAGGGCAAATGGAGTACCCCGGTTCCCCTGCCTGAACCGGTCAACACAGAGGCAGAAGAAGGCACTCCTGTTTTTTCGTCGGATTACAATACCATGTATTTCACCCGATGCAATGTGAGCAAACGTAAGGCACTCGGGTGTGAGATTTACACGGCCACACGCAGTGGCGATAAATGGTCGGATATTGAATCACTTGGAATTGAACCGGACAGCATTGTAGTGGCTCATCCTGCCATTTCGCCTGACAATAATACGCTATACTTTGTTTCTGATATGGATGGCAGTATGAAAACACCTGAAGGCACAAACAGCAAGGATATCTGGATGACAACCCGTGAGGGTAAAGGATGGAGTGCACCGGTTAACCTGGGAACGCCTATAAATACGCCTGGAGATGAAGTTTTTCCGTTTGTCCATTCCGACGGCACTCTTTATTTTTCATCGGACGGGCACATTGGCATGGGCGGACTTGATATTTTCAAAGCTGTAAAAGGTGAGAACGGTCAATGGCAGGTTGAGAACATGAAGTACCCTATTAATTCGGCTGCAGATGATTTCGGTATTGTGTTTGAAAAGGATAAGGAAAGCGGGTATTTTTCATCGTCCCGTAAAGGAAAAACTTCCGATGATATCTATTCCTTTATGCTACCTCCGCTTAAATTCACTATCACAGGCGTTGTGAAAAATGAAAAGACAGATGAGATTATCCCTGAAGCTGTTATCAAATCCATTGGCAGTGATGGTATCACTCTTGACACTAAAGCGGGGAAAGACGGAGTTTTCAAATTCAACCTCAAACCGGGAACTGACTATGTGTTCATTGCTGAAAAACCCGGCTTCCTGAAAGGAAAAGAACGTGAATCAACCAAAGGTGTTGCCAAGAGCACGGATTTTAAAACAGAAATTTACATGGCATCCACAGAAACGGCCATCCAGGTGGAAAATATCTTTTTCGATCTTGACAAGGCAGAGTTGAGACCAGAGTCGATGGTTTCTCTCGACAAGCTGGTTGAAACGCTGAACGATAACCCTACTATCGTAATTGAACTTGGGTCACATACCGATGCCCGTGCTTCGGATGCCTATAACCTCGATCTGTCGCGCCGCAGGGCTGAATCAGTTGTGAATTATCTCATCCAGAAAGGAATTGCAAGAGACCGACTGGTGGCCAAAGGCTATGGCGAATCACAACCAAAGATAGTGGATAAAAAGGACCATGCTGCTTACGCCTTCCTGCCGGTAGGAACCCGGTTAACCGAAGAATTCATCAACAGCCTGGGCGATGATGACCGCATGGAAATGGCACATTTTCTCAATCGCCGGACGGAGTTTAAAGTCCTTAGAACTGATTACAAATGA
- the der gene encoding ribosome biogenesis GTPase Der, which yields MGNIVAIVGRPNVGKSTLFNRLTESREAIVHESSGVTRDRHYGKSVWNGVDFSVIDTGGYVEGSDDVFEEEIRKQVLLAIDEADVMLFVVDVRDGITDMDKTVAALLRKSSKKAMVVVNKVDNTMQQYEADVFYSLGLGDLYKISSMNGSGTGDLLDDVVKSFTGEPVGELPDLPRFAVVGRPNVGKSTLINALMGEDRHIVTPIAGTTRDSIYTRYNKYNHDFFLVDTAGIRKKGKVTENIEFYSVMRSIRTIEYSDVSLLMIDAVEGLQAQDLAILSIIQRNNKGIVLLINKWDALEKSTNTARDYEKEILDRIAPFRDLPVLFISALNKQRIHKVIDTAMEVYQNRIRKIPTSQLNEVMLKAIEDYPPPAVKGKYVKIKYVTQLPTHAPAFAFFCNFPKYVKDPYKRYLENKLRQNFTFTGVPVQIFMREK from the coding sequence ATGGGGAATATTGTTGCTATAGTAGGAAGGCCGAATGTCGGCAAATCCACGTTGTTTAACCGGCTTACGGAAAGCAGGGAGGCCATTGTGCACGAATCAAGCGGCGTTACGCGCGACAGGCATTATGGTAAATCGGTGTGGAACGGTGTCGATTTTTCGGTAATTGACACCGGCGGATACGTGGAAGGATCGGATGATGTTTTCGAGGAGGAAATCCGCAAGCAGGTGTTGCTTGCTATTGATGAAGCTGATGTAATGCTGTTTGTAGTGGATGTGAGAGACGGAATAACCGATATGGATAAAACGGTTGCTGCGCTCCTGAGGAAAAGTTCAAAGAAAGCCATGGTGGTTGTGAATAAGGTTGATAATACAATGCAGCAATATGAAGCCGATGTGTTTTATTCGCTTGGCCTTGGTGATCTGTATAAGATTTCATCCATGAACGGAAGCGGAACAGGCGACCTGCTTGATGATGTGGTAAAATCCTTCACCGGTGAACCTGTAGGTGAACTACCCGATCTGCCCCGGTTTGCTGTCGTGGGTAGACCCAACGTAGGCAAATCTACGCTGATTAATGCGCTAATGGGAGAGGACAGGCATATAGTGACTCCGATTGCCGGAACTACACGCGATTCGATTTATACCCGTTACAATAAATACAATCACGATTTTTTCCTTGTCGACACTGCCGGTATCCGTAAAAAAGGAAAGGTAACCGAGAATATTGAGTTTTATTCGGTCATGAGATCTATCCGTACAATTGAGTATTCTGATGTATCTCTGCTCATGATCGATGCAGTTGAAGGTTTACAGGCACAGGACCTGGCCATTCTTAGCATCATTCAACGGAATAACAAGGGTATTGTTTTACTCATCAATAAATGGGATGCGCTTGAAAAATCAACAAACACAGCCCGCGATTACGAAAAGGAAATCCTTGACCGTATTGCGCCCTTCAGGGATTTACCTGTGTTGTTTATTTCCGCTTTGAATAAGCAGCGGATCCATAAGGTAATTGATACAGCCATGGAGGTTTATCAAAACAGGATTCGCAAAATACCTACATCACAATTGAACGAGGTAATGCTAAAGGCCATTGAAGATTACCCGCCTCCGGCAGTTAAGGGGAAATATGTTAAAATCAAATATGTAACCCAGTTGCCGACTCATGCCCCTGCATTTGCATTTTTCTGCAATTTCCCCAAATACGTAAAGGATCCTTACAAGCGCTACCTGGAGAACAAACTGAGACAAAACTTTACCTTTACCGGTGTGCCGGTGCAGATTTTTATGAGGGAGAAGTAG
- a CDS encoding Dabb family protein — protein MIRHIVMWTVKEGETPRMKFERMAEMKARLLELREYIPVIRRLEVGFNSPSASGDNFDVVLLTEFDSWADLDSYLRNPDHMKVAEYIGNVRQTRAAIDYEF, from the coding sequence ATGATCAGGCATATTGTAATGTGGACAGTAAAGGAGGGTGAAACACCAAGAATGAAATTTGAGCGCATGGCTGAAATGAAAGCCAGGCTTCTTGAACTCAGGGAATATATACCGGTGATCAGGCGTCTTGAAGTGGGTTTTAATTCGCCCAGCGCTTCAGGCGATAATTTTGACGTTGTTCTTTTAACTGAATTCGACTCCTGGGCAGACCTGGATTCCTACCTTAGGAACCCGGATCATATGAAGGTTGCGGAATATATTGGTAATGTAAGGCAAACCCGTGCTGCAATCGATTACGAGTTTTAA